The Gordonia mangrovi genome includes the window GCCCATCGTCGAGCCAGGGGTGCATCGTCTGTACGCGGCGTCAAGCACGATCGTCTCCACAAGCCTGGAGTCGCTGCGTGGCGAGCCGGTCGACCCGCTGCGTACGACGCTTCTGATGTCGTCGATGACACAGGGCATCGCTTCGCTCATCGGATCCGGCCGTATACCGGCGGAATTAGGCGAAGTGCTCGTATCTGACGCAGTCGACCTGTTCGAGAGTGGACAGCTCCCGTCATGAACCGACGTTACGGCCGGAGTGCGGCGAACGTGCCGGAAAACGGAACGTTGGCCTCACTCGGCCGCCGGCCACGGGGTGCTCATCACTCACCACACACCGGAACATCAACCTGCACCGTCGGATCATCCACCAGCGGCTGAATCGGCACCACGGCCTCACCGCGGGCCAGCGTCGGCTCCTCCAACGTCAGCTCGATGGTGACCGTCTCGCCCGGCGGAATCTGCACCGCCGTCGCCACATACGGCCGCCCGTTGAGCGGCTGCTCCACCCGCATCGGCGACGACCCGTCCACGGTGATCTCCTTGACCACCGACCCCTTGGTCGTCAGCATCTCCACGTTCGAGAGGTTGGTGCCCTTGGGCATACTCCGCACCGTCCCGTTGGGCGCGATCACGTAGTCCGACAGCGTCAGATCGTCGAGGGTGTTCGTCAGCTTCACCACCACCTTCGATTCACGCGTATCCCCGCTGCACTCGCCCGCCGTGTAGCTGATGTCGCGCCGCAGGTAGTAGTCCAACTTGTTGCCACCCGCGTTGCCGATCGCCACCTGCAGATACGGGGCGGTGGTGTCGGAGATCTGATGCCCCAGTTCGGTGGACTCCAGGATGCGTTGCTCGTCGGGGTGGGTGCTGTAGATCATGATCCGACGTTCCTGCACCCCATGCCCCAACGCCTCCAGCAACGCGCCGGTGTCCCCGCCCGACGACACCGCCTGATCCACCACCGCTTTCGCGATCGACTGCAGGTACAGCTTGCGTTCGGCGCTGTCGCCGCGGAACCGTTCGTACGACGTGGACAGGGTGATCGGCACGACGTTGTCGGCGGTGATCTTCTCCCCGTCCGGCAGCGTCACCGGGCCGGTCACCTTCAGTACATAGCTGAGCGCGATCGGGTCGAGCGCCATCGCCCCGTCGAGCTGCTGCCCGGACTGCCGCTTCCAGTTGGCGATCCAGATCTTCGCCGCGTCGGGGAAGTGGGCGCTGAGGTTGTTGTTCCGGAAATCGGTGTACGGGCGGTACGACGAATAGATGGCGTCGTAGTCGGGCCCGAGGTCGATCTGCGGTCGCACCGGATCCCGGAAGGTGGAGTTGGCACCCAACGTCGGCACCGTCACCCGACCATTGCGGGCATTCAAAATAGCGAAACCGCCGACGAGACCGCCGGTTCCGCGTGCCTCCGACGGCGTCTGGAACGCCAGGAAGTAGTTGCGGGGGCCGTCGCCGCCGAGCATCGTCGGCACCAGCTGCGCGGCCACATGCGTGCCGGTCATGGTGGCCGCCGCCTCGTCGACCTGCTCCTGCAACTGCGTGTGCGCATCGGACACCACACCCAGCCAGCTCGGGTCGATGGCCTCCACCTGCGCGGCGATCTCCGACGATGTAGCCGCCACCTGCGCCAGTTGCGGTTCCGCTTCGGCGAGCGGCGCGGTGTCGAGGGTGTTGCCGTCCCGGAGTTCGGCCGGGTTGAGCACCGACGCCAACTCCGCCGACGGCACCAGCACGTCGGTGGCCAACGACTCCACCGCGTCGCTCATCTGCTGCACCGATTGCAGCGGATCACCCAGCCACGGGATCGACGCGGCCGCCGACCATACGATGCCGTGCGACCAGTCCGATGCGCTGCGCGCCTTGTCGGCGGCGGCGTCGGCGGCCTGCCCGGCGGCCTCCTGGTCGCCGTCGAGCGCCAGCGACCGGGCCTTCGACGCCTCGGAACGTGCGTCGTCGAGGTCGCCGCGCACCTTCAGCGCCGAAAACCCCAGCCACAGCAGCACGGCGATCATCAGCACCGCCAGCACCAGGCAGATCTGCACGATGCGGTTGCCGAGAACACGTCGGATCATCGGGCCAGCCAGTCGACGATGCCGGCGACCTTGGGTTCGATCTCACCGAACACCCGCTCGAAATCGTCCTTGGGTTTGCCCATCGGGTCGGCGATGTCGAGGTGCGCGGAGTTCGTGTCGATGCGGGCGCGCGACCCGATGGTGTCGTCGAGCGACCCCGACGCCCCGTCGGCGAGTTCGGCGAACTCGGTGAGGGTGAACATCCGCTTCCACCGCACCGGCAGCAGCTGTTGCGCTTTGGCGCGGTGGTCGCGGGTCAGGCACAGCACCAGGTCGGCGTCCTGCAGCATCGGCGGGCGCAGGTAGCGGGAGGCGAATCCGGTTCCGTCGTAGCCGTGTTCGCCCAGCACCTCGACGGCGTGCGGATGCATCTCGTGGCCGTTCATCGCCCCGACACCGGCACTCGCCGACGTCACCGACAGGCCGGCCTTACCCGCCAGGCCGTCCAGGATGCGTTCGCCCATCGGCGACCGGCAGATGTTGCCGGTGCAGATGAACAGCACCGATGCCGGCTTGTGGTCGGCTGCGCTCACAGCTCCTCCTCGAGTAGTCGCGCGATTCGTCGCAGGGTCTCCGGTTCGCCGAGTGCGGCGTGGGTGGCGCCCGCAGCCACCACCTCGACCGGTCCCACGGCCCGCCCCCACGCGTCGGGGTCGGGGTTGTCGGTCGCCGCAACGTAGCAGGTGCGTCCGACGGCCACCGGCGTCAGCTGGTAGTCGCGGGCGGCCTGCGCCATCGTCGCCGACCGTTCGTCGAACCGCCGCACCGCCTCGGGGTCACGCTGTTGTGCCGCGGCCCGCAGCGGGTGGGTGGCGTGCAGTTCATCGTCGGGCACCCTACCGAGTTCGGCGGGGGTGCGCGGGTCGAGCAGCACCAGCTGCGTCACCTCCTCGCCGGCCTCGACGAGTTGCCGGGCGATCTCGTGGGCGATCACCCCACCCAACGACCACCCGACCAACCGGTACGGCCCGTGCTCCTGCACCTCACGCAAGGTGGCGACGTGCCGCGCCGCCAACGCCGCCACCGTGTCCGGCATGTCGCGGGTGGCGTCGATGAGTTCGGGCAGCTGCAACCCGAACACCGGCGACGCCAACGCCTCGGCCAGCGGCCGGAACTGTTCGACGACCCCGGCGGCGGTGTGCACACACCACACCGGGGTGCCGTCGGTGCTCTGCGACAGCCGCACCACCCGGTCGTCGGCCGATCCCGAGTCGAGCAGCTCGACGATGTCGGCGGGCGTGGGATGGGTGAACAGCTGCGCCGCCGAAACGTCGATGCCGTTGCCCGCCAGCGCGTCCCGCAGCGACAGTAGGGCCAGGGAGTTGCCGCCGAGGGCGAAGAAGTCGTCGTCCATGCCGGCCTCGACGCCGAGCACCTCGTCGAACGCGGCGATCACCGCCTGGTCGACCGGCGTGCCGGGTGCGCGCCGCGACCGCGACCATTGCGGCTCGGGCAGCCGGCGTTCGTCGAGTTTGCCCGCCCCGGACAGCGGCAGCTGGTCGACGACGACGATGCGGGCGGGCACCATGTGTCGCGGCAGGGTGCGCCGGCAGGCTGCCCACAGCCGATCCGACGACGTGTCGGGGCTGACGACGTAGGAGACCAGTGCGGGTCCGACGGGTCCGTCGCGCAGGACAGTGGCCGCACGCTCGGCGCCGGCGGTGGTCAGGACGGCGTCGATCTCGGCGGGTTCGACACGCTGGCCGCGGATCTTGATCTGCCGGTCGGCGCGGCCGACGTAGACGAGTTGGTCGGCGGCCGGATCGAGGCGCATCAGGTCGCCGGTGCGGTAGAGCCGTTGCCCGCCAGGACCGGCGACGAACCGGGCGGCGGTGAGCGCCGCGTCGCCGAGATAGCCTCGGGCGACACCGGTTCCGGCGATATACAGTTCGCCGACGACTCCGGGCGGGGTGGGTCGCAGCATCCGGTCGAGCAGGAACGCACCGATACCGGGGCGGGGCCGGCCGAGTCGGATGTGCTGCCCGGTTGTGTGGTGCGAGGTGGAGACGGTGACGGTGGTCTCGGTGGGCCCGTAGATGTTGATGACCTGCGCGGTGTGCGACCAGGTGTCGGCGAGGTCGGCGGTGAGCGCTTCGCCGCCGATGTAGACCGCGCGCAGGTCGGTCAGCGCGGCGGGGGTGAGCGTGCGCATCACCGACGGGGTGGCGGTGAACACGCTGACCCGTTGTGCGCGAAGAAAGTCGGTGAGGTCACGGCCGCCGGACACCTCGGCGGGCACCACGACCAGCGCCGCGCCGGTCGCGAGGGGCAGCAGCATGTCGTGGAAGGTGGCGTCGAAGCCGGGGCTGATGGCCATGCCGACCCGGTCGGTGGTGACGACGTCGCCGAGCGAGGCGACCCGATGCACCCCGCGGTGCGGCACCCCGACGACGTTCGGTGTGCCCGTGGTGCCCGATGTGGTGATGATGTAGGCGAGTTCGTCCGGCCGCATCGGTGTGAGTGGTTCGGGTGCAACGGTTCCCGTCGGCTGCGCCGGCACCGCGTCCGGTCCGATGACCCGCGCCCCGATCACCTGCACGACCCGCTCGAGCCGCGCCGCCGGATACGTGACGTCGACGGGCACGCACGTCGCGCCGATCCGGGTGACCGCCCACAGCGCCACCACCGATTCGATGGAGCGGGGAATCTCGACCGCGATCACGTCCCCGCGTCCGAGCCCACGCTCCCGCAGTGCCCGCGCGGTGAACGACACCCAGTCATCGAACTCGCGATAGGTGAGTTGGCGGCGCCCGTCCTCCACGGCGGTGTTGTCCGGGTACCGCGCGACCGCCCGAGCAAGCAGTTCCCCAAGCAGTACCTCCCCCCGCACAAGCTCACCCCCGCTCCCTGAGGAACGAGGCGCTAGCCGAGTGTCACGAAGGGCCCCGCCACCCAACCAACCCCGCGAGGAAGCGTCCCCCCGATCCCTGAGGAGCGCCGGAGCTTGCGGAGGCGCGTCACGAAGGGCCGCCTGCCGCACCAGCTCACCCCCGCCCCCTGAGGAACGAGGCGCTAGCCGAGTGTCACGAAGGGCCCCACCCCCCAATAACGCGCACCGAGCCCACACCTCCCACTCCGCATCACTCAGGAGATCAACCCCTGCCACCGGCGTAGCAGCATCCCCCACAACGGCCGCAACCCCCGCCCCAACCCGCTCCGCAACCACCGCAATCGCCGCATCGTCAAACAGATCCCGCGCATACTCCACCCGCAACCGCCACCGGCCGCCGTCCTCCACGGCAACCACATGCAGATCGAATTCGCTGCGTTCCTCCAGCATCTCGCCGATGTCACCCAGCGCACCGCCAACTCCCCCGGCCGAGAACGCCACCTGCACCAACGGATGCCGACCGGCCTCGCGCGGCGGGTCCACCAACGCGACCACGTCGTCGAAGGCGACGAGTCCGTGGTCGATGGCGGCGAGGTCGGCATCACGTACCTGCCCGATCAACTCCCCGATGGTCAGCCCGGCCGACATCTGCGTGCGCAGCACGACCGTCGAGATCAGCATGCCGACGGTGCCGGCGGTGTCGGCGTCGCGGCGCATCGACACCGGGGTGGCCAACGCGACGTCGTCGACGCCGCCCTGCACACCCAACGCGAGCGCCAACCCGGCGTGCAGCACATGGAATTCGCTGGCCTGTCCGCGCTCGGCGGCCGCGGCGACCGCCGCCGACACCTCGTCGCCCAGTTCGACGTCCACCGACCCGGTGCGCAGATCCCGCACTTCGGGTCGCTCGGCGACCAGGTCGAGCTGCCCGCTGTAGCCCTCCAGGGTCTGCGCCCAAAAGTCGAGCTGCTCGTCGCGCGTCTCGCGGTCCTCAACTGCCAGCCGCCCGGCAACAACATCAAATCCGGTCGCAGCAGCATTCAGCGGAACGCCGGTCAGCAGCTCGGTGAGTTCGGCGGCGACGATGTCGGCCGATTCCCCGTCGAGGACGATGTGGTGCGCGACCAGCACCACCGCCACCGGAACCGACTCGGACTCGATCACCCACGCCCGCACCGGTGGCGCAGCCTCGAGATCGAACGGCGCGGTGAACTCGTCGACGCGAGCGGCGAGTTCAGCAGAGTCGATGTGCCGGATCTCGGGCCGCCACCCCTCTACGGCCTGCTGCCGCGGCCCATCAGGCGTGGTGTGGAACCGCATCCGCAACGCAGGATGACGTGCCACCACGGTCTCGATCGCCGCCGCGGCCGCATCACCCGTGGCCCCGTCGGGCACGGGCACGATCACCGGCACGCCGTAGATCGGCAGGTCGCCAAGGAGCTGCGCGTTCACCCACATCCGCCGCTGCGTCGGCGCCAGCTCAACCCTCATCTCACCAGCGTCCTCACCGCTCCCTGAGGAACGAGGCGCTAGCCGAGTGTCACGAAGGGCCCCGCCACCCCCGCCACCCCCGCGAACCGAGGCACTCTCGTAACCCCCGCTCCCTGAGGTGCCCGCAAGGAACGAACGAGAGTCTCCCCCGCTCCCTGAGGAGCGAGGCGCTAGCCGAGCGTCACGAAGGGCCCCAGAGCCCTCCAACAACGCAACCACCCCCGCCAACTCCCCCGCCGACGGATTCTCGAACAGCAGCCGCGTCGGCACCCGCACCCCGAGTTCCCGCCCGAGCGTCGATGTCACCCGCGTCGCCGACAGCGACGTCCCACCGAGAGCGAAGAAGTCATCCCCGGCACCGATCTCGTCGACTGGCACGTCGAGCACCTCGGCCATCACCGCCGCAACCTGCCGCACCAACTCGGCATCCGCCGCCACCACCGCACCCTCGACAACAGCCGAAGCCGGCACAGTCCCACCGACACCCCCGGACACCACCGGGAACGCCCCAGACACATCCCCCGCCGCAGCCCCGAACACCGTCAGGAAGTCATCGAGAAACGCCTGCGCCACCGCACCGGGCACAAACCCGGAGTGCACCACCGTCACCGCCAGCCCGGCGGCGTCCTCGGCGAGCACCACTTCGATGTCGAACTTCGCATCCACGGTGGCATTCGCCTCGTCGAGCACCGCAGCCTGCCACTCACCGGCACCGAGCACTTCCCCCGACACCGTCGGCAACACATCCTCGTTGACCAGCAGCACCGAGATCAGTGGGTCGAAGCCGGTGTGCGCGTGGGGTCGTACCGCGCGGGCGACGACGTCGTAGGGCACGTCGGCGTTGTCGGCCGCGTCCAACGCGACGTCCCGCGCCTGTTCGACTACGGCAGCGATCGGCTGACGAGCCGACAGCCGGGTACGCAGTGCGACGGTGTTGACGAACATGCCGACCACCGATTCCCAGTCGGCGGCGCTGCGGCCGTGCACGGGGACGCCGATCACGGTGTCCCACTGTCCGGTCCACTGCCCGAGCAGATCGGCCAGCGCCGCGTGTGCCAGGTGGAACACCGTCGCCGACAACCCGTCCGCCGCCGCCCGCAACCCCGCAGCGACCGCCGACGGAAGCCGTCCAGAAATCCGCCCAGCCGCTCCCGCCACGTCACGGCGCCCCGGTAGTTGCACCGGTTCACCGGCACCGTCCAGCACCGACAGCCAATGGTCGAGTTCGCGGGTGTATCGGCTGGCCGGGTCGTCGGGGCCGCCGAGTCGCCGCATCTGCCACTGGGTGAAATCGGCGTAGCTCAGTCCCGCCGTCAGCGTCTCACCCTGGTAGGCGCGCAGCAGGTCGGCCAGCACGATGCGCATCGACCAGCCGTCGATCGCGATGTGGTGCAACGCCGCCACGAAGTAGCGGGCGTCGTCGGTGTCGAAGACGCCGGCCCGGAAGCCGGGTTCGTGATCGAGGTCGAACGGGGTGGACAGGAACGTCTCGATGGCCGGCCAGAGTGCGGTGGCGTCCACCGTCTTGTGTCCCAGCACCGACTCGCGACGTTCGACGATCCGCTGCACCGGTCCGGCCGGTCCGTCCGGGTAGGCGGTGCGCAGCACCGCGTGCACGTCCACCACGGCGTCCACCGCGGCCCGGAGTCGGGTGAGGTCGATGTCGCCGTCGATGCGGATCACCACGGGCACGTGGTAGGCGGTCGACGTGGGGTCGTAGTGGTGGTGAATCCACATGCGCCGCTGCGGGTAGGCGAGCGGCAGGTGGTCGGGCAGGGGCAGCAGTTCGGGCCGCGGGTCGGCGCCGGTGCCGCGCAGGTCGTCGACGAGTGCGGCGACCTCGCGCACGGTGCGCGCCTCGAACAGCACCCGCACCGGCACGTCGACGCCGGTGGCCGCGGACAGGCGGGCGGTGACCCGTGTCGCCGACAGCGACGTGCCACCCGCCTCGAAGAAGTCGGTTTCAGCACCGAACTCGGTGAGCGGTACCTCCAGGACTTCGGCCCACACCGCCGCGACGAGATGCTGGGTCCCCTCGGCCAACGCCACCCGGGCCGTCGCCGATGCCCCCAATTCTGGGGACGGCAACGCGGCGACGTCGGCCTTCCCGGTGCGTCCGATCGGCAGCGTCTCGACCGGGATGATGGCGGCGGGAATGATGGCGCGCGGCAGCACGTGTGTCAGCTCGCCGCGCAACGCGTCGGCGTCGAGTTCATGTTCGGGTTCGCCGACCACCCACGACACCAGCACCTTCTCGCCGCTGCTGCTGGCGCGTACGGCGGTGACGGCGGTGGCCACCTCCGGCAGCCGCGACAGCGCCGCGTCGATCTCGGACGGTTCGAGGCGGATGCCGCGGATCTTCACCTGGTCGTCGGTGCGGCCGTGAATCACCAGCGTGCCGTCGGCGCGGCGGTGCACGAGGTCACCGGTGCGGTACATGCGGTCGCCGCTGCCGGCCGGGTCGGCGACGAACGCTGCTGCGGTACGCCCGAATTCGTGCAGGTAGCCGCGAGCCAGCGCAGGCCCGGCGACGTAGAGTTCGCCGACGGTGTAGTCGGGCACCGGCCGCAGCCGGGTGTCGAGGACGTGCGCGGTGACGCCGGCGAGAGGGCTGCCGATGCTGACCGTGTCGGGGGTGTCGGTGTAGCGGGAGCTGGTGACGGCGACGGTGGTTTCGGTGGGCCCGTATTCGTTGCTGAGGGTGGTGGTGGCGGTCCAGTCGCGGATCAGGCCGGCGCCGAGCGCTTCACCGCCGACCGCGACGTGCCGCACCCCGGGCAGTTCGGCCGGGTGCAGGGTCGGCAGCACCGACGGGGTGGTGAGCAGCACGGTGACGTCGTGGTCCACGACGGTGTCGCGGAGGTCGTCAGCGGCGATCACGTCGGGTGGGCAGATCACGATGGGTGCGCCGACGATGCGTGGCGGCACCAGCCCCATCAGGTGGGCGTCGAATCCGACTGCGTAGGTGTGCAACACACGGTCATCGGCGGTCAGTAGCAGGCGATTGACGGTGTCGCGGACCCACCCGGCCAGGCCACGATGGGTGACGATGACGCCCTTGGGTACGCCGGTGGTGCCGGAGGTGAAGGTGATGTAGGCGGCGTCGTCGGCGTGCAGCGGCCGCACCCGCTCGGCCGGGTCGAAGGGCCGGTCGTCAGGTGCGATCTGATCGACCGCGATCCCCGCCACCCCGGAGTCACCCAACGTCAGCACGGCGGCCGGCCTCGCGCGTTCCAGAATCGTGCGCCGTCGTTCCGCCGGATCGGCCGGGTCGATGTTGACGAACGCCGCCCCCGCCCGTGCCGTGCCCAGGGTGGCGACCACACCCCACACCGACCGCGGAAGCAGCTGCACCACCACATCTCCCGGCCCCACACCGGCCGCGATCAGCTCCCGCGCGACCGTCGTCGCCCGACGATCGAGTTCCGCGTTGCTCATCGTGACGGCACCATCGACCACTGCCACCGCATCCGGCCGCTCCGCGAGCCCACCAGTGAGCAGCTCCGCCAAGGTCTCCACCGGCGGCGCCGGCGACGCCACTGCCGTCTCCCCCGCGAGCAACGCCGCAGTGGGTTGATCAACATCGGCAACAGCCCGCGACAGCACGTCGACGACGGCTCCGCACAGCGCTTCCAACCGCTGAGCCGACGCCACCCGGTCGGTGCAGGTCATGCTGAGATGCGCCCGCCCGTCAATCCGATACATCGACACATCAATCCCAAACAGCGGCACCCCTTGATCCCTGAGGAACGACCGAGCCTGCGAGGGAGTGCCACGAAGGGTCGCCCCAGCGTCGGCCGAGGCGCCCAAACCGCTGGTTGAGTAGTCCGAGGCGCTAGCCGAGGACGTATCGAAACCAGCCCCACCCACCTGGTCTCGATACGCGTCTCCTTCGTCGCCGCTACTCGACCAGCGGTGGGCCACCTCCTCCGGCACCACCCCAAACGACACCTCAAACAACGCCGTCCCCGCCCCAGCCCGCCCCGGATCAGCGATCTCCGCGATCTCCGTCAGCGGCAGATCCGCATGCGCAAACGCCCCGAGATCCACCTCGGTCACCGACGCCAGCAACTCCCCGAACGGCACCTCCAGATCAACCGCCGTATGCAACGGCACCGCCCGCGCAAACAACCCGGGCACCTGCGCCAGCCGCGCATCCAACCGCCCCGACACCGCGGTCCCGATCGTCACCGTCGACGTATCTGCCTGCCGTGCAAGCACTGCCGCCAACGCGGTATGCGCAACCACAAAAGCGGTCGTCCGCCGCGACACGGCCAACGCATCCAACGCCGCCGTCACCGACTCCCCCAGCACGCCCTCGGCCCGCACCACCTGCGCCGACCGCTCCGACGCCGCCCGCAGATTCACCTCGGGCAACCGCAGCGCACTCACCGGCTCCGCAAACGCCTGCGTCCAGTGCGCCACCAACTCGTCGTGCCGCGCCGCCACCATCTGCGCGCGCCACAGCGAGTACTGCCGGTAGTCGACCCGATCAGACCCCTCGACAGCCTGATCGGTCACCTCCGCCGCCAACTCGGCGGCGAGGATCGGGAACGACTCCCCATCCACCGCAATGTGATGCCCGACGACGAGAAGCCATGTCTGCCCGTCATGTTCGACGACCCGCAGCCGCCACGGCAACGACTCCGCCAGATCGATCGGCGTCACCAAACCTGTCAGCGCCGCATCCACCCCCGCCGACACATCGCGATCCGCATCAAGCTGCACCGCCACAAACCCGGCGACCTCATCGTCGGTCCACCGCCGCTGATACGGGTCGCCGTCCACCACCGGGAAGCTGGTGCGCAACGCATCATGCCGCGCAGCGATCGCTGCGACGGCCCGCCGCACCGCATCCACCGACGCCGGCACCGGTAGCGCGGCGTGCATGAGGTAGCCGGTGAAGTCGGGTTCGGTGCGCCACCGCAACCACACGTCCATCTGCTCGGGCGTCAGCGGCAAACGGTCCGGCTCGGCACGGCGCTCATCCAGCGACGGCAGACGCTCACCCGGGGCCTCCCCTTCCAACAATCGGGCGAGTCCTTCGACCGTCGGATGATCGAAAATAGCGGGAACACCCACCGGATGACCGTCGGCCGCGAGAGCCGCTGCGAACCGAGCCGCCGACAGCGACGTACCGCCCGCAGCGAAGAAGTTGGTGCTAGGTGTGACGTCCACGGTTTCGGCGACGAAGGCGCGCATGGCCGTTGCCACGATCTCTTCGGACGCGGTCAGGGGTCGCGCCGGTTCGGCCGACTCTGCCAAACGCGCCAGCAGTTTTGCCCGATCCAGCTTGCCGCTGGTGGTCATGGGGAAACCGTCGACCACCATTACCCGGGCCGGAACCGCGTGCCCCGGCAGCCGCGCGCTACAGGCGGCCACCAACATCGCCTCGCTCAACGCCGCGACGTCGACGCGGTCAGCGAAGCCGTCTTCGGTGACGAAGGCGATCAACCGCTCGTCGCCGACAGACCGGCCAGGCGCCACAACGACACGCACGTTCCCGACCCCGGGGATTGCTCGCAGGGTGGCGGTGATCTCGCCGAGTTCCACACGGTGCCCGCGGATCTGCACCTGGTCGTCTTCGCGGCCCAGGTACGCCAGCCGACCAGGGGCGACTTCCCGCACCCGATCACCGGTGCGATACATCCGTTCACCTGAACCGGCAGGGTCAGCGACGAACCTGGCCGCGGTCAGTGCGGGAGCGTTCAGGTAGCCAAGTGACACCTGCCCACCCGCCACATACAGATCACCGACAGCTCCCGCAGGCACCGGCCGCAGTCGCGAGTCCAGGATGGCCCACCCAACCCCGTCGAGTGGGGCGCCGATGATGCTGCGTTCATCGTGTATATCGACGTCGCAGGCGGTGAGGATGACCGTTGTCTCGGTGATCCCGTAGAGGTTGATCAGCCGCACATCCGGACGAGCATCCGCGAACTGCCGCAGCGACATCGAATCGAGGGCTTCACCGCCGAACACCACCGATCGGACGGCGGCCAGGGTTCCCGGCCCCACCAGATTTGGATCGCGCAGTGCGGCGAAGGCGGTCGGCGTCTGCGACAGGATGGTCACACCGTGTGCGTCCAGAGTCGCGGCGAGCCGTCGGGGATCGTGCACGATGCCGCGATCGCCGGCCACCACGCAGCCTCCAGAGGCCACGGCGCCGAGGATCTCCCACACAGAGAAGTCGAAGGTCGAGGAGTGCAGCCAGCTCCACACGTCGTCGGGACCGGCGTCCACCACTTCGAGTCCTGCGCCCAGCAGAGCCGCCAGATTCGATCGGGTGACGACCACCCCTTTGGGTGCCCCCGTCGACCCGGACGTATGAATGATGTACGCCCCACCCGGTATCGGCTCGGCCACCCCGAGCCCGGGGCCCGCGGAAAGCTGCAATCCGGGTCGCACCATCGCTGCCGGCTCGGTCGCCTCCAGCATCAGGTCGATCCGCGATTGCGGGTAATCCGGGTCGACCGGCACGTACACGGCATCAGCCATCAACGTCGCGAGGATCGCGACGACCACATCAGATCCGCCGGACAGCTGCAACGCCACCCGATCGCCCGGGCGCACACCAGCACCGCGCAGCCGGTCAGCGAACTCGGACGCCTGCGCCACCAGTTGCCGATACGTCAGTCGATCGCCACCGGCGACAAGTGCCGGTGCGTGCGGACGGGTATCGGCGTGCCGCAACAACGCCTCGATCGGATCCACCAAAGGGGTCTGGCGATCGGTCCGCGGCGGCGCAGATGGCACCGGCGCGCTGTCGGAGACACGCTGGTCGCGGTCCGCACTCGCCAAGCCGGCGATGTACTCGACGAAGCGATTGAGAATGTGGCCCGCAGCAGCCACGTCGACACTCCGCTCGGCCACGGCAAGGGTGATCGCGAGCCCGGCCCCGTCATCGACCACGCTGAACTCCAACGCCGTTCGCGCCTGATACATGGGCAGCGACTCGGCTTCGACGATGACGCCT containing:
- a CDS encoding DUF4012 domain-containing protein codes for the protein MIRRVLGNRIVQICLVLAVLMIAVLLWLGFSALKVRGDLDDARSEASKARSLALDGDQEAAGQAADAAADKARSASDWSHGIVWSAAASIPWLGDPLQSVQQMSDAVESLATDVLVPSAELASVLNPAELRDGNTLDTAPLAEAEPQLAQVAATSSEIAAQVEAIDPSWLGVVSDAHTQLQEQVDEAAATMTGTHVAAQLVPTMLGGDGPRNYFLAFQTPSEARGTGGLVGGFAILNARNGRVTVPTLGANSTFRDPVRPQIDLGPDYDAIYSSYRPYTDFRNNNLSAHFPDAAKIWIANWKRQSGQQLDGAMALDPIALSYVLKVTGPVTLPDGEKITADNVVPITLSTSYERFRGDSAERKLYLQSIAKAVVDQAVSSGGDTGALLEALGHGVQERRIMIYSTHPDEQRILESTELGHQISDTTAPYLQVAIGNAGGNKLDYYLRRDISYTAGECSGDTRESKVVVKLTNTLDDLTLSDYVIAPNGTVRSMPKGTNLSNVEMLTTKGSVVKEITVDGSSPMRVEQPLNGRPYVATAVQIPPGETVTIELTLEEPTLARGEAVVPIQPLVDDPTVQVDVPVCGE
- a CDS encoding arsenate reductase/protein-tyrosine-phosphatase family protein, which codes for MGERILDGLAGKAGLSVTSASAGVGAMNGHEMHPHAVEVLGEHGYDGTGFASRYLRPPMLQDADLVLCLTRDHRAKAQQLLPVRWKRMFTLTEFAELADGASGSLDDTIGSRARIDTNSAHLDIADPMGKPKDDFERVFGEIEPKVAGIVDWLAR